From Halotia branconii CENA392, the proteins below share one genomic window:
- a CDS encoding type II toxin-antitoxin system HicA family toxin: protein MSKLPIISGQECIKTLKNGNFYVLRQRGSHIILRRDEPFAEVVVPNHQELDKGTLRAIIRQVGLSVDEFIELL from the coding sequence ATGAGTAAGCTGCCGATAATTTCTGGTCAGGAGTGCATTAAAACATTAAAAAATGGTAATTTCTACGTTTTACGGCAACGTGGAAGCCATATTATCTTACGTCGAGACGAGCCTTTTGCTGAAGTGGTTGTCCCAAATCATCAAGAATTAGACAAAGGAACTTTACGAGCAATTATTAGACAGGTTGGGTTGAGTGTTGATGAGTTTATCGAGTTGCTGTGA